In Streptomyces sp. NBC_00483, a single window of DNA contains:
- a CDS encoding MBL fold metallo-hydrolase, which produces MLKQVAEGVLVHQSELLQNNTVVVQGTDGVLLVDPGITDDEMLCLANDLAKFGQSVTAGFSTHPDWDHVLWHAELGEAPRYGTARCAAEMEELLSHADWRTQVTEGLPPEIALETPLDLFGLITALPAGTVRIPWDGPEVRIIEHPGHAPGHAALLIAHSRVLVAGDMLSDVLIPMLDESTTPIDDYLVSLRLLEDVADDVDVLVPGHGSVAGTDQVRTRIHQDRAYVHALRDGLTPDDPRLGASARPGWEWVNDVHEGQAQSIARRGGK; this is translated from the coding sequence ATGCTGAAGCAGGTAGCGGAAGGGGTACTGGTCCACCAGAGCGAGTTGCTCCAGAACAACACCGTTGTCGTGCAGGGCACGGATGGTGTGCTGCTCGTGGACCCCGGAATCACGGACGACGAAATGCTCTGCCTGGCGAACGACCTCGCCAAGTTCGGCCAGTCCGTGACCGCAGGCTTCTCGACGCATCCCGACTGGGATCACGTGCTCTGGCACGCCGAACTCGGCGAAGCACCTCGCTACGGCACGGCCCGCTGCGCGGCGGAAATGGAAGAGCTGCTGTCGCACGCGGACTGGAGGACCCAAGTCACCGAGGGCCTACCGCCGGAAATCGCCCTGGAAACGCCACTGGACCTGTTCGGCCTCATCACGGCTCTGCCGGCCGGAACCGTACGGATTCCTTGGGACGGCCCCGAGGTGCGAATCATCGAACACCCTGGCCACGCACCCGGCCACGCGGCGCTGTTGATCGCTCACAGCAGGGTTCTCGTCGCGGGCGACATGCTCTCCGACGTCCTGATCCCGATGCTCGACGAGTCCACCACCCCGATCGACGATTACCTGGTGAGCCTGCGACTGCTCGAGGACGTGGCGGACGACGTCGACGTCCTCGTCCCCGGCCACGGGTCCGTCGCCGGCACCGATCAGGTACGCACACGCATCCACCAGGACCGGGCGTACGTACACGCCCTACGGGACGGCCTCACTCCCGACGACCCACGGCTCGGCGCATCGGCGAGGCCCGGCTGGGAGTGGGTGAACGACGTGCACGAGGGGCAGGCCCAGAGCATTGCGCGGCGAGGTGGCAAGTGA
- a CDS encoding prephenate dehydratase, with product MTSIAYQGEHASNSATVAQRLFPGCTELPCVGFEQALDAVTLGTADLAVIPVDNSTAGRVADVHHLLPESGLFVIGEYFLAIRFDLMGVPGTSLGQVECVRSHVHALGQCRKVVRAGGWRTRVSDDTAGAAREVAELGDPRHAALAPPAAAGHYGLEVLQAGVEDDPDNTTRFVVLSRDAEFAPLEGGPTMTSLFFAVRNIPSALYKALGGFASSGVNLTKIESYQMGAGLNPSCFYVEIEGHPDEPRVALALQELSFFSTEVRVLGVYPAHPHRLEERNV from the coding sequence GTGACCAGCATCGCGTATCAAGGCGAACATGCCTCCAACTCGGCGACCGTCGCCCAGAGGCTGTTCCCGGGGTGCACGGAACTGCCCTGCGTCGGCTTCGAGCAGGCGCTGGACGCGGTGACGCTGGGCACCGCCGACCTGGCGGTGATCCCGGTGGACAATTCCACGGCCGGCCGTGTCGCAGACGTGCACCATCTGCTCCCGGAATCGGGCCTGTTCGTGATCGGCGAGTACTTCCTCGCCATCCGGTTCGACCTCATGGGGGTGCCGGGGACGTCGCTCGGTCAGGTGGAGTGCGTCCGCAGCCATGTGCACGCGCTGGGGCAGTGCCGGAAGGTGGTGCGTGCGGGCGGGTGGCGTACGCGGGTCAGCGACGACACCGCGGGTGCCGCCCGCGAGGTGGCGGAACTGGGCGACCCGCGGCATGCGGCGCTCGCCCCGCCGGCCGCGGCCGGGCATTACGGTCTGGAGGTGTTGCAGGCCGGCGTCGAGGACGACCCGGACAACACCACGCGATTCGTCGTCCTGTCCCGTGACGCCGAATTCGCGCCCCTGGAGGGCGGGCCGACCATGACGAGCCTGTTCTTCGCCGTGCGGAACATCCCGAGCGCGCTGTACAAGGCGCTCGGCGGCTTCGCCAGCAGTGGGGTGAACCTCACCAAGATCGAGAGCTATCAGATGGGGGCGGGTCTCAACCCGAGCTGCTTCTACGTCGAGATCGAGGGGCATCCCGACGAGCCCCGTGTCGCGCTCGCCCTGCAGGAGCTGAGCTTCTTCTCGACCGAGGTCCGCGTACTCGGCGTCTATCCGGCCCACCCGCACCGGCTGGAGGAGCGGAACGTGTGA
- a CDS encoding helix-turn-helix domain-containing protein — MQVSALPEPVEPLPEQGAAPFTITAGFRIPRVPTEWAPHSHPFHELVWVRGGTLTSRVGDRVFTVSEGHGLWMPAGVAHGGRSTAGAQFHDAFFAPDRTPFAVGEPKAIAMTPLLESLLIHLSRTDLDEAARARAESVVFDVLRPSERQFALQLPNDPRIDPIAEALLDDPGDPRSLEEWAGRLGISDRTVTRAFRQAAGLSFAQWRQLLRVHRALTLLSEGFDVLTVSETLGYARSSSFIAAFRRVMGTTPGAFFAAGDGADAAPGDVRNPVSGVQNA, encoded by the coding sequence ATGCAGGTATCGGCGTTGCCGGAGCCGGTCGAGCCGCTTCCGGAGCAGGGGGCGGCTCCCTTCACCATCACCGCCGGGTTCCGGATTCCCCGTGTTCCCACCGAGTGGGCGCCGCACTCGCACCCCTTTCACGAACTCGTCTGGGTACGTGGTGGAACGCTGACGTCCCGCGTCGGGGACCGCGTCTTCACCGTGTCCGAGGGGCACGGTCTGTGGATGCCCGCCGGAGTGGCGCACGGGGGCCGGTCGACGGCGGGTGCGCAGTTCCACGACGCCTTCTTCGCCCCGGACCGCACACCGTTCGCGGTCGGGGAACCGAAGGCGATCGCGATGACGCCGCTGCTCGAGTCGCTGCTGATCCATCTGTCCCGCACGGACCTCGACGAGGCGGCCAGGGCGCGGGCGGAGTCGGTCGTGTTCGACGTGCTCCGGCCGTCGGAGCGCCAGTTCGCCCTCCAGCTGCCCAACGACCCCCGGATCGATCCGATTGCCGAAGCCCTGCTGGACGACCCCGGAGACCCCCGCTCTCTGGAGGAGTGGGCGGGGCGCCTCGGGATCAGCGACCGGACGGTCACCCGCGCGTTCCGCCAGGCGGCCGGCCTCTCGTTCGCGCAGTGGCGGCAGCTGCTGCGGGTGCACCGCGCGCTGACGCTGCTCTCCGAGGGCTTCGATGTGCTGACGGTCTCCGAGACGCTGGGCTACGCCCGGTCCAGCTCCTTCATCGCCGCGTTCCGGCGGGTCATGGGCACCACGCCGGGCGCGTTCTTCGCGGCGGGCGACGGCGCCGACGCCGCCCCGGGTGATGTCCGGAATCCCGTATCGGGTGTCCAGAACGCGTGA
- a CDS encoding ABC transporter ATP-binding protein → MFTRSPRPTERSVAGPPDAPVGAALNGHELVLRYDGKPVVHGVSIDLAPGRATALVGPNGSGKSTLLRALSRLHRVEGGRVTLGAPDGPSARDAALLSARQFAREVTLFSQSRPAPQGLTVSEVVAFGRHPYRRGFAGPTAEDRAAVDRAMGVTGVRDMAGRPVGELSGGEMQRVWLAACLAQDTGVVLLDEPTNHLDLRYQFETLDLVRDLVEEHGIAVGIVLHDLDQASRVADTLVLMRSGRVHAAGAPADVLTAENIGEVYDIRVDVSVDARTGRLRIDPIGRHAA, encoded by the coding sequence ATGTTCACGCGCTCTCCTCGGCCCACCGAGCGTTCGGTTGCCGGGCCACCCGACGCGCCGGTGGGCGCCGCCCTCAACGGGCATGAGCTGGTGCTTCGTTACGACGGCAAGCCGGTCGTCCATGGTGTCTCGATCGATTTGGCGCCCGGCCGCGCGACCGCCCTCGTGGGGCCCAACGGCAGTGGCAAGTCCACGCTGCTGCGGGCGCTGTCCCGACTGCACCGGGTGGAGGGCGGCCGGGTGACGCTCGGCGCTCCCGACGGCCCGTCCGCGCGTGACGCGGCGCTGCTCAGTGCCCGCCAGTTCGCCCGTGAGGTCACGCTGTTCTCCCAGTCGAGGCCCGCGCCCCAAGGGCTGACGGTCTCGGAGGTCGTCGCCTTCGGGCGCCATCCCTACCGCCGCGGCTTCGCGGGGCCGACCGCCGAGGACCGGGCCGCCGTCGACCGTGCCATGGGTGTCACCGGCGTACGGGACATGGCGGGACGCCCGGTCGGGGAACTGTCCGGCGGCGAGATGCAACGTGTCTGGCTCGCGGCCTGCCTCGCCCAGGACACCGGCGTCGTCCTGCTCGACGAACCGACCAACCACCTGGACCTGCGCTACCAGTTCGAGACGCTCGACCTGGTGCGCGATCTCGTCGAGGAGCACGGCATCGCGGTCGGGATCGTGCTGCACGACCTCGACCAGGCGTCCCGTGTCGCGGACACGCTGGTCCTGATGCGCTCCGGCCGCGTGCACGCGGCGGGCGCACCCGCGGACGTCCTCACCGCCGAGAACATCGGCGAGGTCTACGACATCCGGGTCGACGTCAGCGTGGACGCCCGCACCGGCCGCCTGCGCATCGATCCCATCGGGCGGCACGCCGCCTGA
- a CDS encoding LacI family DNA-binding transcriptional regulator encodes MKRPTARDVAQLAGVSRAAVSFVFSGRAEGNLSARTQQRIKEAADTLGYRPDEVARSLRARRTGVIGMLSDSIATSPFAGRMVLGAMEAARARGHQVLLMESGSDSAAEAEAVAELRARRVDGFVYAAMELNATDVPEGLDPARTVLANCLPRKESSYAAVVADERAGGRGAVDVLLAAGHRDIALVGGPEGNIAADDRALGFADGLRVAGVPVRARRRLRAGWQIDEGYAAALRLLDVAKPPTAVVCANDRVATGVLLAAARLGISVPERLSVVGYDDQDQMAAHLVPALTTVALPHHAMGAAAVDTLLDAVESGGPVPAGHVRRLECPVVARASVVAPADA; translated from the coding sequence GTGAAGCGCCCCACCGCCCGCGACGTCGCCCAGCTCGCCGGCGTCTCGCGTGCAGCCGTGTCGTTCGTCTTCAGCGGGCGGGCCGAGGGGAATCTGTCGGCCCGGACACAGCAGCGCATCAAGGAGGCGGCGGACACACTCGGCTACCGGCCCGACGAGGTGGCGCGGTCGCTGCGCGCGCGGCGTACGGGTGTGATCGGGATGCTCAGCGACTCGATCGCCACGAGCCCCTTCGCCGGACGCATGGTGCTCGGCGCGATGGAAGCGGCGCGTGCGCGCGGACACCAGGTGCTGCTGATGGAGTCGGGCAGTGACAGCGCGGCGGAGGCCGAGGCGGTCGCGGAGCTGCGGGCACGCCGCGTCGACGGGTTCGTCTACGCGGCCATGGAACTCAACGCGACGGACGTCCCCGAGGGCCTGGACCCGGCACGCACGGTGCTCGCCAACTGCCTTCCCCGCAAGGAGAGTTCGTACGCCGCCGTGGTCGCGGACGAGCGGGCCGGCGGGCGCGGCGCCGTCGACGTGCTGCTCGCGGCCGGGCACCGGGACATCGCACTGGTGGGCGGGCCCGAAGGGAACATCGCCGCCGACGACCGCGCCCTGGGCTTCGCCGACGGACTCCGCGTGGCGGGTGTACCGGTGCGCGCCCGGCGGCGACTGCGGGCCGGCTGGCAGATCGACGAGGGGTACGCCGCCGCGCTGCGCCTGCTGGACGTGGCGAAGCCGCCGACGGCCGTGGTGTGCGCCAACGACCGTGTGGCGACAGGGGTGTTGCTGGCCGCCGCCAGGCTGGGGATCTCCGTGCCGGAGCGGCTTTCGGTGGTCGGGTACGACGACCAGGACCAGATGGCCGCGCACCTGGTCCCGGCCCTGACGACCGTGGCGCTGCCGCATCACGCGATGGGCGCGGCGGCCGTGGACACGCTGCTCGACGCGGTGGAGTCCGGCGGACCGGTCCCGGCGGGGCACGTACGGCGCCTGGAGTGCCCAGTCGTCGCGCGCGCTTCGGTGGTGGCCCCCGCCGACGCCTGA
- a CDS encoding ABC transporter substrate-binding protein has product MNRARLLAASASTGLVLLAATACGTTDVDKAVKAEGGASASPASKDCASDTTATSTKPVSFKDGVGRTVKLDKPAKRIAVLEWQQVEDALTLCVTPTAVSDAKGYSTWVSAEKLPSGVTDIGTREEPDLDTLYAAKPDLVVVEGFDADDETVKKLEKRKVPVMVTKGADPKDPIGNMRNVFSMIGKATGRTERADQVLKEFDDHLATAKKQVTDADLPTKDFLFFDGWLEGGNLTVRPYSDGALFTEIGKELGMNPAWTKAVNKNHGDGGVDKSYGLAQTDVEGLTAVGDANLFYANDEGAGGYVAALKKNPIWKTIPAVKEGRAHSFPARVWGAGGPRSTEQAIDAYVDVLDKR; this is encoded by the coding sequence ATGAACCGTGCCCGTCTCCTGGCGGCGTCGGCCTCCACCGGGCTCGTCCTCCTCGCCGCGACGGCCTGCGGCACGACCGACGTCGACAAGGCCGTCAAGGCCGAGGGCGGGGCCAGTGCGTCGCCCGCGTCGAAGGACTGCGCCTCGGACACCACGGCCACCTCGACGAAGCCGGTCTCCTTCAAGGACGGCGTCGGCCGCACCGTGAAGCTCGACAAGCCCGCCAAGCGGATCGCGGTCCTGGAGTGGCAGCAGGTCGAGGACGCGCTGACGCTGTGTGTCACCCCCACCGCGGTGTCCGACGCGAAGGGCTACAGCACCTGGGTCAGCGCCGAGAAGCTGCCCAGCGGGGTGACCGACATCGGTACCCGCGAGGAGCCCGACCTCGACACCCTCTACGCGGCGAAGCCCGACCTCGTCGTGGTGGAGGGGTTCGACGCCGACGACGAGACCGTCAAGAAGCTGGAGAAGCGGAAGGTCCCCGTGATGGTCACCAAGGGGGCCGACCCGAAGGACCCGATCGGCAACATGCGGAACGTGTTCAGCATGATCGGCAAGGCGACGGGCCGCACCGAGCGGGCCGACCAGGTGCTCAAGGAGTTCGACGACCACCTGGCGACGGCGAAGAAGCAGGTCACCGACGCCGATCTGCCCACGAAGGACTTCCTGTTCTTCGACGGATGGCTGGAGGGCGGCAACCTCACCGTCCGGCCCTACAGCGACGGCGCCCTGTTCACCGAGATAGGCAAGGAGCTCGGCATGAACCCGGCGTGGACCAAGGCCGTCAACAAGAACCACGGGGACGGCGGCGTCGACAAGTCCTACGGGCTCGCCCAGACCGACGTCGAGGGACTCACCGCGGTGGGTGACGCCAACCTCTTCTACGCCAACGACGAAGGTGCGGGGGGCTACGTCGCGGCGCTGAAGAAGAACCCGATCTGGAAGACGATCCCGGCCGTGAAGGAAGGCCGCGCACACTCGTTCCCGGCGCGGGTGTGGGGCGCCGGCGGCCCGCGCTCCACCGAGCAGGCGATCGACGCGTACGTCGACGTACTCGACAAGAGGTGA